Sequence from the Armatimonadota bacterium genome:
GCTATCGCATCTATCGCGCGACGGGGGTCAACCCCCTTGAGATCCACACCATCTGTCAGCTCTATGCGCTCGCCAGGCGCCACTGCCCGCAGTTGGAGGTCGCCGACTGCTTGCTCATGATGCCGAGTGTCTTCCACTACTTCCTGACCGGAGAGAAAACCGATGAACACTCCAGCATCTCGAACACCGGTTTCTACGGCTTCGAGTGCGGCGCGGCGGTAACGGAATTCCTGGAGTGCCTCGGGATACCGGTGCGAATAGTCCCTCCCGTTGCACCCCCGGGCACGGTGATCGGGGGGCTGCAGCGGGGGGTGCAGGACGAGTCAGGGCTGGGGGCTGTTCCGGTGATAGCGGTGGCGAGTCATGACACCGCGAGCGCGGTGCTGTCGGTGCCCGCGGACAACCGCAGGATTTGGGCCTACCTGAGCAGCGGGACGTGGTCGGTGCTGGGCGTCGAGAGCGAGCAACCGATCCTCACGCAGGAGGGGTTCGACTGCGGGTTGACCAACGCCGCGACGGCCGGCGGCAACTACATGGCGTTTTTTGGCATCACCGGGCTGTGGATTCTCCAGGAATGCGCCAGGGTGTGGGCCGCCCATGGAGGTCCGTCGCTGCCTGCCGACATGGTGCGGCTGGCCGCCTGTGCCCCACCGTTTGCTGGCCTTGTGGAGGTGGATGATCCATCGTTCGTCAACCCGACTGACATGCCTCGGGCGCTGGTCACATATCTCCAGAGAACCTCCCAGCAAGTGCCGACGGACAACGGGACGCTGATCAGGATAGTCCTCGAGAGCCTCGCGCTCAAGTATCGCCACCTGCTGGCGAAGCTGGAGAAACTCACTGGAAATCGGGTGGAGGTTCTGCACGTCGTCGGCGGTGGCACGGGGAACGAGCTTCTGAGCCAGTTTACGGCCAATGCCACGGGTCTCCCCATTCTTGCCGGCCCGGCGGAGGCGACGGCGCTGGGCAACGTGCTCCTGCAAATGATCGGCGCGGGAGCAATACCATCAGTAAGCGAGGGCCGCGCCCTGGTGCGATCATCGGTCGAGCTGAAGGAATACGAGCCGCAGGATCGCGAGCGCTGGGACTGCGCGTACAAGCGATTCCCGGGGGTCGTCAGCGAGGGTTGAAGAGTGCAACGAGCATGCTTCCTGCTCAGGGTCAAGCCGGAGCTGATTGACGAGTACAGACAGGCGCACGACCCGGTGTCGCCGGAGCTGCTTGCGGCCATGCGTCGGGCGGGGGTGCGCAACTACTCCATGTTTCTGACGCCCGGCGGCCTCTTGATCGGCTATCTGGAGGCTGAAGATGTGCAGGCATCGTTGCGTGCGGTCGCCGAGACGGAGGTGAGCCAGCGCTGGCAGGAGCGGATGGCTCCCTATTTCGAAGGCGGCTCGGGCGACGTCCGGGGCCAGGCCGCGGAGTGGGTGGAGCAGATATTCTTCATGGCGTGAGCGCCTGCCCGCGGCTGCCTGGTGACGCGCGGGCCTTGAGCATGCTTCGCGCGGCGGCGCCGGTCACCGTGACCCGCGCGCGCTGAGGGAGAA
This genomic interval carries:
- a CDS encoding rhamnulokinase family protein, with translation MTMKAAQRFLAFDLGASSGRAIVGEFDGARVTCRELTRFANEPVQVRDDLHWDVLALFREIKRGLGEYARRYGSAANGIGIDTWGVDFGLFDRDGRLLGNPHHYRDRRTQGLLEEIDERVGRYRIYRATGVNPLEIHTICQLYALARRHCPQLEVADCLLMMPSVFHYFLTGEKTDEHSSISNTGFYGFECGAAVTEFLECLGIPVRIVPPVAPPGTVIGGLQRGVQDESGLGAVPVIAVASHDTASAVLSVPADNRRIWAYLSSGTWSVLGVESEQPILTQEGFDCGLTNAATAGGNYMAFFGITGLWILQECARVWAAHGGPSLPADMVRLAACAPPFAGLVEVDDPSFVNPTDMPRALVTYLQRTSQQVPTDNGTLIRIVLESLALKYRHLLAKLEKLTGNRVEVLHVVGGGTGNELLSQFTANATGLPILAGPAEATALGNVLLQMIGAGAIPSVSEGRALVRSSVELKEYEPQDRERWDCAYKRFPGVVSEG
- a CDS encoding L-rhamnose mutarotase; amino-acid sequence: MQRACFLLRVKPELIDEYRQAHDPVSPELLAAMRRAGVRNYSMFLTPGGLLIGYLEAEDVQASLRAVAETEVSQRWQERMAPYFEGGSGDVRGQAAEWVEQIFFMA